One window of the Methyloceanibacter stevinii genome contains the following:
- the dnaE gene encoding DNA polymerase III subunit alpha, whose amino-acid sequence MSENKPFVHLRVHSAYSLLEGALKIPKLVELAKADAAPALALTDSNNLFGALEFSEAVSGAGIQPIVGCTLNLTFEKAGKKGAAPEPLNQTPDGRIALLAKDEAGYGNLMELTSRAYFTAAETGEAFVTIDELAEHSQGLIALSGGPEGLIDTAFADGNAELARARVEALHSIFGDRFYIELQRHGLAKERAVEPHLVQLAYERSIPLVATNEPFFATTDDFEAHDALICIAQGSYVAVDERRRLSPEHYFKSAAEMRALFADLPEAIENTAEIAQRCAYRPQKRSPILPAFLSGGEASAALAETEAEELKRQAEEGLTARIAQHGTAPGSDEAAYRERLAFELEIITRMNYQGYFLIVSDFIKWTKGQGIPVGPGRGSGAGSLVAYALTITDLDPIRFGLLFERFLNPERVSMPDFDIDFCQDRRDEVIAYVRDRYGADRVAQIITFGKLQARAVLRDVGRVLQMPYGQVDRLCKLVPMNPANPVTLPQAIAGEPRLQEERDKEPIVAKLLDIGQRLEGLYRHASTHAAGVVIADRPLTELVPLYRDARAQLPATQFNMKWAEAAGLVKFDFLGLKTLTVLDMARKLIARDGPDIDPSKIPLDDTKTYEMIQRAETVGVFQLESQGMRDALRKLKPDRFEDIIAMVALYRPGPMDNIETFVNRKHGKEKIESLHPMIEPILAETYGVIIYQEQVMQIAQVLSGYSLGEADLLRRAMGKKIKAEMDKQRKRFVDGAVANGVEKGRAEYIFELVAKFAGYGFNKSHAAAYALIAYQTAYLKANYPPEFVAASMTLDMGNADKLNSFAQEARRLGIKLEQPSVNYSEVGFIPNGKAIRYSLAALKNVGQPAVESIVAERNANGLFADISDFARRLNPRHVNKRALETLATAGPSTSSASTGPRRSRTWTGWSSPGTARKKLAPAARTTCSSPGGNQAPPPIELRKAEPWLPTDRLAKEFEAVGFFLTGHPLDEYSEVLKSLGVETWTEFAAKAQTKRVVGRLAGTVLSSRERKGKTGNPYAFVAFSDATGQFEAVIFSEALIAGRDLLEAGSVVLLDVEAEADGETVRVRVQGLSSLDNTAEERSSGMKVTMDDPQALSLLAAQIDAEGGQGRFLLRLLIDGKEVEFDLPQGIDSTPRQRSALKLLDGVLDVSAI is encoded by the coding sequence ATGAGCGAAAACAAACCCTTCGTGCACCTTCGCGTGCATTCCGCCTATTCCTTGCTGGAAGGCGCGCTCAAGATTCCGAAGCTCGTCGAGCTGGCCAAGGCCGACGCGGCGCCCGCCCTGGCGCTGACCGACTCCAACAATCTATTCGGCGCGCTCGAATTCTCCGAGGCCGTGTCCGGCGCCGGCATCCAGCCCATTGTCGGCTGCACGCTGAACCTGACCTTTGAGAAGGCCGGCAAGAAGGGAGCGGCCCCGGAGCCGTTGAACCAGACGCCGGATGGCCGCATAGCGCTCCTTGCCAAGGACGAGGCCGGCTACGGCAATCTGATGGAGCTGACGAGCCGCGCTTATTTCACGGCGGCGGAGACGGGGGAGGCCTTCGTCACCATCGATGAACTGGCGGAACATTCGCAAGGCTTGATCGCACTCAGCGGTGGGCCCGAGGGCCTCATCGACACGGCCTTCGCGGACGGGAACGCGGAGCTTGCTCGTGCCCGCGTCGAGGCGCTTCATTCCATCTTCGGAGACCGCTTCTATATTGAACTCCAACGCCATGGTCTCGCAAAGGAAAGGGCCGTCGAGCCCCACCTGGTGCAGCTGGCCTATGAGCGGTCGATCCCGCTCGTGGCGACCAATGAGCCGTTCTTCGCCACCACGGACGATTTCGAGGCCCATGACGCCCTGATCTGCATCGCGCAAGGCAGCTACGTCGCCGTTGACGAGCGCCGGCGCCTCAGCCCCGAGCACTATTTCAAGTCCGCGGCCGAGATGCGGGCTCTATTTGCCGACCTGCCCGAGGCCATCGAGAACACGGCCGAGATCGCCCAGCGTTGCGCCTACCGGCCGCAAAAGCGCAGTCCGATCCTGCCGGCGTTTCTCTCCGGTGGCGAGGCAAGCGCCGCCCTTGCGGAGACCGAGGCCGAAGAACTGAAACGGCAAGCAGAAGAAGGACTTACCGCGCGTATTGCACAACACGGAACAGCCCCGGGGTCGGACGAGGCGGCCTATCGCGAGCGGCTCGCCTTCGAGCTCGAAATCATCACCCGCATGAACTATCAGGGCTACTTCCTGATCGTTTCGGACTTCATCAAATGGACCAAGGGGCAGGGCATCCCCGTGGGGCCGGGGCGCGGCTCCGGCGCGGGCTCGCTCGTCGCCTATGCGCTCACGATCACCGATCTGGACCCCATCCGTTTCGGGCTCCTGTTCGAACGCTTCCTCAACCCGGAACGCGTGTCCATGCCGGACTTCGATATCGACTTCTGCCAGGACCGCCGCGACGAGGTGATCGCCTATGTGCGCGACCGGTACGGGGCCGACCGGGTCGCGCAGATCATCACCTTCGGTAAGCTCCAGGCCAGGGCCGTGCTGCGCGACGTGGGGCGCGTGCTGCAGATGCCCTATGGGCAGGTGGACCGGCTCTGCAAGCTCGTCCCCATGAACCCGGCCAACCCTGTCACGCTGCCTCAGGCCATTGCCGGCGAACCGCGCCTGCAAGAGGAGCGCGACAAGGAGCCGATCGTCGCCAAGCTGCTCGACATCGGGCAACGGCTCGAAGGCCTCTACCGGCACGCCTCGACCCATGCGGCGGGCGTGGTGATCGCGGACCGGCCCCTGACCGAGCTGGTGCCGCTCTATCGGGACGCGCGCGCGCAGCTCCCGGCAACCCAGTTCAACATGAAATGGGCAGAAGCAGCCGGGCTGGTGAAGTTTGACTTTCTGGGGCTCAAGACGCTCACGGTCCTCGACATGGCGCGAAAGCTGATTGCCCGCGACGGCCCCGATATCGATCCGTCGAAGATCCCGCTCGACGACACCAAGACGTACGAGATGATCCAGCGGGCCGAGACGGTCGGCGTGTTCCAGCTGGAAAGCCAGGGCATGCGCGATGCCTTGCGCAAGCTGAAGCCCGACCGGTTCGAAGACATCATCGCCATGGTCGCCCTGTACCGGCCGGGCCCGATGGACAACATCGAGACTTTCGTGAACCGGAAGCACGGCAAGGAGAAGATCGAGAGCCTTCATCCCATGATCGAGCCAATCCTGGCGGAGACCTACGGCGTCATCATCTACCAGGAGCAGGTGATGCAGATCGCTCAGGTCCTGTCGGGCTACTCGCTGGGCGAAGCCGACCTGCTGCGCCGGGCCATGGGCAAGAAGATCAAGGCCGAGATGGATAAGCAGCGGAAGCGCTTCGTCGACGGTGCCGTGGCAAACGGCGTCGAGAAGGGCCGGGCGGAATACATCTTCGAACTGGTGGCAAAGTTCGCCGGCTACGGCTTCAACAAGTCCCACGCAGCGGCCTATGCGCTGATCGCCTACCAGACGGCCTATCTCAAGGCGAACTACCCACCCGAATTCGTGGCGGCGTCCATGACGCTGGACATGGGCAACGCGGACAAGCTCAACAGCTTCGCGCAGGAGGCGCGGCGGCTCGGCATCAAGCTCGAACAGCCGTCTGTAAACTACTCGGAAGTCGGCTTCATCCCGAATGGGAAGGCAATTCGCTATTCCCTTGCAGCACTTAAGAATGTCGGTCAACCAGCCGTCGAGTCCATCGTGGCGGAGCGGAACGCCAACGGGCTGTTCGCCGACATCTCCGACTTCGCACGCCGCTTGAACCCGCGCCACGTAAACAAGCGTGCCTTGGAGACTCTCGCGACCGCCGGACCCTCGACGAGCTCGGCATCGACCGGGCCACGGCGCTCGAGAACGTGGACCGGATGGTCCTCGCCGGGAACAGCGCGCAAGAAGCTCGCGCCGGCGGCCAGAACGACCTGTTCTTCTCCGGGCGGCAATCAGGCGCCGCCACCCATCGAACTGCGCAAGGCGGAGCCCTGGCTGCCGACGGACAGGCTTGCCAAAGAGTTCGAGGCTGTGGGCTTCTTCCTGACCGGGCACCCGCTCGACGAATACAGCGAGGTCCTCAAGTCTCTGGGCGTCGAGACCTGGACCGAATTCGCGGCCAAGGCCCAGACTAAGCGGGTGGTCGGTAGGCTCGCCGGCACGGTCCTGTCTTCGCGCGAGCGCAAAGGCAAGACCGGCAACCCCTATGCGTTTGTTGCCTTTTCCGACGCCACCGGCCAGTTCGAGGCGGTGATCTTCTCCGAAGCGCTGATTGCGGGCCGGGACCTTCTGGAAGCCGGATCGGTGGTGCTCCTCGACGTGGAAGCGGAAGCGGATGGCGAAACCGTGCGGGTCCGCGTTCAAGGGCTCTCATCCCTGGACAACACCGCCGAAGAGCGCTCTTCGGGCATGAAAGTCACCATGGACGATCCACAGGCCCTATCGCTGCTCGCCGCGCAGATCGACGCTGAAGGCGGGCAGGGACGGTTTCTCCTCCGTCTCCTCATCGACGGCAAGGAGGTCGAGTTCGACCTGCCGCAAGGCATCGATTCCACACCCCGCCAGCGCAGTGCGCTGAAGCTTCTGGACGGGGTCCTGGACGTCAGCGCGATCTAG